The genomic window TTCATTTTGATAAACAGCGAATCCTGCCCCAGGTATTTGATGTGGAAATCGTCTCTCCGTGTGCCGTTTAGCAGTGTAAAGGTGGCATGCGCTGCATCTTTTCCTTTCAGTTCGAAATTAAAAGGCACTTCTGTTTCAGCTACCTTAAAAACACCACGCCAAATTCCTTCTTTAATGAATTTTTTGGCCACTTTTGGTTCTTCATGTACCTTATTAACAGCAAAGGCAGTTGTAGAAATGAGCGATGCCAGTGCCAGCACCTGCATTTTAGCAAAGTTAGTTTTCATCTTGTAAAGTTTTAAGTGTAGGTTAAATATGGGCTGCAATAGGATGCAGCCTCACATTTTTGGTTTGGTTGGTTTAGGTTATTTACTTTTTAGTGTTTCTGCTGAAGTCAATTTTTCGGGTACTGGTTCAGCAATCAGTTCATCGAGCACCTTATTGAATTTGGTTTCGTAATCGTTAAAGTATTTCCCTGTAACGGTGCCTGTATAGCCGGTATAAATTTCTCTTACATTTCCTTTTCTATCGATAATGATGGTTGTTGGAAAAGCAATGAATTTATTTAGCGCAGGTAGTTTTTCGGCCACTACTTTTTTATCGGCAATGCCTCCAAACAGGATATCGTAAGTGATGCCATATTTCTCTTTCAGTTTGCCAAGCGTGTATTTGGCATATTCAAGATCATCTTTTTGTTCGAAACCAATCGCAATGGCTTCTACACCACGTTTTTGGTTCTTTTTAAACCATGGCGAAAGAAAAACAGTTTGATCGGTACAGTTCGGACACCAGGTACCGATCGTCTCGATAATTACAACCTTACCCTTGTATTTATCATCACTTAAGGAAACATTTTTCCCTGTTAGATTCGGAAAGGTGAAATCAAGTTTTTGATAACCTTCTTTAAGAAAAGTAAGTTTATAAGGATCTGGAAGTTCGGCATTTTCGTTGCGCTGGCCATCAAACTTTAGATTTTTATAAATCCCAAAGCCCTGTTCTCCGGTAATGCTATTATCGTCGTTTATTTTTCCTTTTACAATAAAAGGACTTGGTCCGGTGAAGCCAGATAATTCAAATTCGTCGCCCTGTACCGTGCCTTCAAGCTCGCGGGTATCGCCAACAACGGTCATAATTACACCCGTAAGTTTATTTCCGTTCTGTTTTAATAAAGCGATAGAAGCTGGCACAGCTTCTTTGGTATAGGTTTTAATTTCCCATTTACCCGAGATGTTGTGCTTTGGGGCTACATCTTTTCCAGGTTCTACAAAGCGGTAACTTTTACCATGCTCGGCGACGAAAGGTAAGGAGTTACCTCTAAAGCCAGGTACCAGACTCCGGTATTCGCCAGATAATGTCCCATCGGTTTCAATTTTCGCTACCAAAGCGGCATCGTAGGTATTCATTTTTACATAGATGGAATCATCGCCACGTCTCTCTACATGGAAATCATCACGTCTGGAGCCATTAATTAAGGTTAAGATGGCCGTTTGAGGATTTTTACCTTTTAATTCGAAGTTAAACGGAACTTTTGATTCGCTTACACTAAACTCGCCCCTCCAAATCCCTTCTTTTGGGAATGGTTTTGCCACTCTGGCAGAAGCAATGCCCCCCAGTAATAGTACTGAGGTGGTTAAGCATGCAATTCTTGAGGAAATTTTCATTTTCATAATCATCATTATTAGTTAAACACTATCGTTTTAGAGTTTTTTAATAACAAGGCACAATTTTCCCTGCAGAAAACCATAT from Flavobacterium sp. W4I14 includes these protein-coding regions:
- a CDS encoding peroxiredoxin (product_source=COG1225; cath_funfam=3.40.30.10; cleavage_site_network=SignalP-noTM; cog=COG1225; pfam=PF00578; superfamily=52833), which gives rise to MKMKISSRIACLTTSVLLLGGIASARVAKPFPKEGIWRGEFSVSESKVPFNFELKGKNPQTAILTLINGSRRDDFHVERRGDDSIYVKMNTYDAALVAKIETDGTLSGEYRSLVPGFRGNSLPFVAEHGKSYRFVEPGKDVAPKHNISGKWEIKTYTKEAVPASIALLKQNGNKLTGVIMTVVGDTRELEGTVQGDEFELSGFTGPSPFIVKGKINDDNSITGEQGFGIYKNLKFDGQRNENAELPDPYKLTFLKEGYQKLDFTFPNLTGKNVSLSDDKYKGKVVIIETIGTWCPNCTDQTVFLSPWFKKNQKRGVEAIAIGFEQKDDLEYAKYTLGKLKEKYGITYDILFGGIADKKVVAEKLPALNKFIAFPTTIIIDRKGNVREIYTGYTGTVTGKYFNDYETKFNKVLDELIAEPVPEKLTSAETLKSK